A single genomic interval of Streptomyces sp. BA2 harbors:
- a CDS encoding helix-turn-helix transcriptional regulator: MLTAVETRSVSPVFVGRSDELGVLNDALARAKGTTPGTGEPQALLLGGEAGVGKTRLIEEFTAAARAEGAVVALGGCVEIGADGLPFAPFSSALRSLRRQLPDEVDAAVADQEGELARLLPELGEAPQRRRGTDAQHDEEGMARLFELTVRLLERLAADRPVVVALEDLHWADASTRHLLAYLFRTLRSGRLVVVATYRADDIHRRHPLRPLLAELDRLRTVRRIELSRFSKVEVARQMAGILSAEPEPSLVDDIFDRSDGNAFFVEELAVASHGSSCASLTDSLRDLLLVRVEELPEDSQRVARIVAEGGSNVEYPLLAAVAGLAEDDLIEALRAAVGANILLPSPDGDGYRFRHSLVREAVGDDLLPGERSRISRRFATVLEADPSLVAADQRAARLASYWYHAHDAAKALPAVLRASVEARRRYAYSEQLRLLERAMELWDDAPEDIRLELRPLDYAEVYPPCGCDPATTPLRYLDLMAEASVAGRLCGERERALKITKRALRLLADEDDPLRAAWFWIQRSRLTSTLGRGDGWAEIATAQELVRGLPPSEVHAEVLTNVASWGMLHNPGAETLASAQRAVEYARMVKAEETELNARLILGGLLVDAGDVEQGFAEMYAVRDRCVEPPGLVSRIPHIHVNLPSVLEGAGRSLESLEVGDQGLALCRKYGLTDTESWVQANKAESLFSLGRWDEAVEASEAARRGALSVKPRGGAALQLAFIALGRGDLAEAAAQLATARGHYGSHDRMPQYFLPMIHAALGIAGADPDRASGVAAARAELEQALAKGFPPSTQRYTWPLLLAAATSEADTRGLPAAEPGRADAIDSIRRAARRLPSPMPVWVAYEKWVRAELLRAEDRDTPADWSATVTALEAVDRPYDLARARLRLAESLLATSAGVGAEADRERAAGLLRQAREVAERLRARPLADSVAGLAQRARLTLNDDDSAIPHLTPVDPAEALGLTSRERDVLRRVAAGRSNRQIAEELFISPKTASVHVSNILAKLGVAGRGEAAALAHRLRLFPAERAQSAG, encoded by the coding sequence ATGCTCACCGCTGTGGAGACCAGGTCCGTAAGCCCCGTGTTCGTCGGCCGCTCCGACGAGCTGGGCGTACTGAACGACGCACTCGCCCGTGCCAAGGGGACGACCCCCGGCACGGGCGAGCCGCAGGCGTTGTTGCTGGGCGGCGAGGCGGGCGTCGGCAAGACCCGCCTCATCGAGGAGTTCACCGCGGCGGCCCGCGCCGAAGGTGCCGTTGTCGCGCTCGGCGGCTGCGTCGAGATCGGCGCGGACGGCCTCCCCTTCGCCCCGTTCTCCAGTGCCCTGCGCTCCCTGCGCCGCCAGCTCCCCGACGAGGTGGACGCCGCGGTCGCCGACCAGGAGGGCGAGCTCGCCCGGCTCCTGCCCGAACTGGGCGAGGCACCGCAGCGCCGCAGGGGCACCGACGCACAGCACGACGAGGAGGGCATGGCCCGCCTCTTCGAGCTGACCGTCCGCCTCCTGGAGCGCCTCGCCGCCGACCGTCCGGTGGTCGTCGCCCTGGAGGACCTGCACTGGGCCGACGCCTCGACCCGGCACCTCCTCGCCTACCTCTTCCGCACGCTGCGCAGCGGCCGCCTCGTCGTCGTCGCGACCTACCGCGCCGACGACATCCACCGCCGCCACCCGCTGCGCCCGCTCCTCGCCGAGCTCGACCGCCTGCGCACGGTGCGGCGCATCGAACTGTCCCGCTTCAGCAAGGTCGAAGTGGCCCGGCAGATGGCGGGCATCCTCAGCGCCGAGCCCGAACCGTCCCTGGTGGACGACATCTTCGACCGCTCGGACGGCAACGCCTTCTTCGTCGAGGAGCTCGCGGTCGCCTCGCACGGCAGCAGCTGCGCGAGCCTCACGGACTCCCTGCGCGACCTCCTCCTCGTACGCGTCGAGGAGCTGCCCGAGGACAGCCAGCGGGTGGCAAGGATCGTCGCGGAGGGCGGCTCGAACGTCGAGTACCCCCTGCTCGCCGCGGTCGCGGGGCTCGCGGAGGACGACCTGATCGAGGCGCTGCGGGCCGCGGTCGGCGCCAACATCCTGCTGCCGTCACCCGACGGCGACGGCTACCGCTTCCGGCACTCCCTGGTGCGCGAGGCCGTCGGCGACGATCTGCTGCCCGGTGAGCGCTCCCGGATCAGCCGCCGCTTCGCCACGGTCCTCGAAGCCGACCCCTCCCTCGTCGCCGCCGACCAGCGCGCCGCCCGCCTCGCCAGCTACTGGTACCACGCGCACGACGCGGCGAAGGCGCTCCCCGCCGTCCTGCGGGCCTCCGTCGAGGCCCGCCGCCGCTATGCGTACTCCGAGCAACTGCGCCTCCTCGAACGGGCGATGGAGCTGTGGGACGACGCCCCCGAGGACATCCGCCTCGAACTGCGCCCCCTCGACTACGCCGAGGTCTACCCTCCCTGCGGCTGCGACCCGGCGACCACCCCGCTGCGCTACCTCGACCTCATGGCGGAGGCCTCCGTCGCGGGCCGACTCTGCGGGGAGCGGGAGCGCGCCCTGAAGATAACCAAGCGTGCGTTGCGGCTCCTTGCGGACGAGGACGATCCGCTGCGCGCGGCCTGGTTCTGGATCCAGCGCTCCCGGCTCACCTCGACGCTCGGCCGCGGCGACGGCTGGGCGGAGATCGCCACCGCGCAGGAACTGGTCCGCGGCCTCCCGCCGTCCGAGGTGCACGCCGAAGTACTGACCAACGTCGCCTCCTGGGGCATGCTCCACAACCCCGGAGCCGAGACCCTGGCGTCGGCCCAGCGCGCCGTCGAGTACGCCCGGATGGTCAAGGCCGAGGAGACCGAACTCAATGCCCGGCTCATCCTCGGCGGCCTCCTGGTCGACGCGGGCGACGTCGAGCAGGGCTTCGCCGAGATGTACGCGGTCAGGGACCGGTGCGTGGAGCCGCCGGGCCTGGTCTCCCGCATCCCGCACATCCACGTCAACCTGCCGTCCGTGCTCGAAGGCGCGGGCCGCTCGCTCGAATCCCTGGAGGTCGGCGATCAGGGCCTCGCGCTCTGCCGGAAGTACGGCCTCACGGACACCGAGAGCTGGGTCCAGGCCAACAAAGCGGAGTCCCTTTTCTCACTGGGCCGTTGGGACGAGGCGGTCGAGGCCTCCGAGGCGGCCCGCCGTGGTGCGCTCAGCGTCAAGCCGCGGGGCGGTGCCGCCCTGCAGCTCGCCTTCATCGCGCTCGGCCGGGGTGACTTGGCCGAAGCCGCCGCCCAACTGGCCACGGCCCGCGGTCACTACGGCTCGCACGATCGCATGCCGCAGTACTTCCTGCCCATGATCCACGCCGCCCTCGGCATCGCGGGGGCCGACCCCGACCGCGCGTCGGGCGTCGCCGCGGCGCGCGCCGAGCTCGAACAGGCCCTGGCCAAGGGCTTCCCACCCAGCACTCAGCGCTACACCTGGCCCCTGCTGCTCGCCGCTGCCACCTCGGAGGCCGATACGCGCGGCCTGCCCGCAGCCGAGCCCGGCAGGGCCGATGCCATCGACAGCATCCGCCGAGCCGCGAGGCGCCTCCCCTCGCCCATGCCGGTCTGGGTCGCCTACGAGAAGTGGGTCCGCGCCGAACTCCTGCGCGCCGAGGACCGCGACACCCCCGCCGACTGGTCCGCCACGGTCACCGCGCTCGAAGCCGTCGACCGCCCCTACGACTTGGCCCGCGCCCGCCTCCGGCTCGCCGAGTCCCTCCTCGCGACCTCTGCCGGCGTGGGCGCCGAAGCGGATCGTGAGCGCGCCGCCGGGCTGCTGCGGCAGGCCCGCGAGGTCGCCGAGCGCCTGAGGGCCCGGCCCCTGGCCGACTCCGTCGCCGGACTCGCCCAGCGCGCCCGCCTGACCCTGAACGACGACGACTCCGCGATCCCTCACCTCACCCCGGTCGACCCCGCCGAAGCGCTCGGCCTCACCAGCCGGGAGCGGGACGTGCTCCGCCGCGTCGCCGCGGGCCGCAGCAACCGCCAGATCGCCGAGGAGCTCTTCATCTCCCCGAAGACGGCGAGCGTCCACGTCTCCAACATCCTCGCCAAGCTGGGCGTCGCCGGCCGGGGCGAGGCGGCGGCCCTGGCCCACCGCCTGCGCCTGTTCCCCGCGGAACGCGCACAGTCCGCCGGCTGA
- a CDS encoding DUF6191 domain-containing protein, translating into MFNPIELFQPGRKHTHDEQKRLELSRVDVADGDPGRGPIDLTSGKVVVRVPQQAAALEPNPTAAAAAEPPTTTDTPPAPAAATDHDR; encoded by the coding sequence GTGTTCAACCCGATCGAGCTTTTCCAGCCCGGCCGCAAACACACGCACGACGAGCAGAAGCGGCTGGAGCTGAGCCGGGTCGACGTTGCCGACGGCGACCCGGGCCGCGGCCCGATAGACCTGACCTCCGGCAAGGTGGTGGTGAGGGTGCCGCAACAGGCTGCCGCCCTGGAGCCAAACCCGACCGCCGCAGCCGCCGCAGAGCCCCCTACCACCACCGACACGCCCCCGGCCCCCGCAGCGGCCACCGATCACGACCGTTAG
- a CDS encoding PQQ-dependent sugar dehydrogenase — protein sequence MQRPAVTAALAAAALVLTAGCSSGGSDAPDNGKSAESSPAKSDGTPTGKPRAGDAPPKEGSASVTKTLTEDLKSPWGLAPLPGGDLLVSSRDEGTITRVDGKTGKKTELGPVPGVSPAGEGGLMGLALSPSYASDHMVYAYFTTESDNRIARMLYDEKKPSGQQLGAPDTVFKGIPKGVVHNGGRIAFGPDKMLYAGTGETGDTGLAQDKKSLGGKILRLTADGDPAPGNPFGDSPVYSYGHRNVQGLAWDEEKRLWAAEFGQDTWDELNEIKAGDNYGWPEVEGKGGKEGFRDPVAQWKTSEASPSGIAYAEGSVWMAGLRGERLWRIPVRGVEGTVEPQSFLKEEHGRLRTVVAAGGDKLWLVTNETDSRGTPEEGDDRILEVTVK from the coding sequence GTGCAACGACCTGCTGTCACAGCCGCATTGGCTGCCGCCGCCCTTGTGCTCACGGCCGGTTGCTCGTCCGGGGGCTCAGACGCGCCGGACAATGGAAAGAGCGCCGAGTCGAGCCCCGCGAAGTCGGACGGGACACCCACGGGAAAACCGCGCGCCGGCGACGCCCCGCCAAAAGAGGGATCGGCGTCGGTCACCAAGACACTCACCGAGGACCTGAAGTCGCCGTGGGGCCTCGCGCCGCTCCCGGGTGGGGACCTGCTGGTGTCCTCACGCGACGAGGGGACCATCACCCGCGTCGACGGGAAGACGGGAAAGAAGACCGAACTGGGCCCGGTCCCCGGCGTCTCCCCCGCCGGAGAGGGCGGCCTGATGGGCCTGGCGCTCTCTCCTTCGTACGCATCGGACCACATGGTCTACGCGTACTTCACCACCGAGTCGGACAACCGCATCGCCCGCATGCTGTACGACGAGAAGAAGCCCTCCGGCCAGCAGCTGGGCGCGCCCGACACGGTCTTCAAGGGCATCCCCAAGGGCGTGGTCCACAACGGCGGCCGGATCGCCTTCGGCCCGGACAAGATGCTGTACGCGGGCACGGGCGAGACAGGTGACACCGGTCTGGCCCAGGACAAGAAGTCACTGGGCGGCAAGATCCTGCGCCTGACCGCGGACGGCGATCCGGCCCCCGGCAACCCATTCGGCGACTCCCCTGTCTATTCGTACGGCCACCGCAATGTGCAGGGCCTGGCCTGGGACGAGGAGAAGCGGCTCTGGGCGGCGGAGTTCGGCCAGGACACCTGGGACGAGCTGAACGAGATCAAGGCAGGCGACAACTACGGCTGGCCCGAGGTGGAGGGCAAGGGCGGCAAGGAGGGCTTCCGGGACCCGGTGGCCCAGTGGAAGACCTCGGAGGCCTCCCCCAGCGGCATCGCCTACGCCGAGGGCTCCGTCTGGATGGCGGGCCTGCGCGGCGAGCGCCTCTGGCGCATCCCGGTCCGCGGAGTGGAGGGCACCGTGGAGCCCCAGTCCTTCTTGAAGGAGGAGCACGGACGCCTGCGCACAGTGGTCGCCGCGGGCGGGGACAAGCTGTGGCTGGTGACGAACGAGACCGATTCCCGGGGCACCCCGGAGGAGGGGGACGACAGGATTCTCGAGGTGACGGTGAAGTAG
- a CDS encoding aldo/keto reductase, with protein MDRRTIGAAALGVGAVGLGCMPMSWAYTGSRQRGEESLRTVHAALDQGSTLLDTADMYGPFTNELLVGRALKERRAEAFVSTKCGLLVGEQHIVANGRPGYVKRACDASLRRLQTETIDLYQLHRADPEVPVEETWGAMAELVAAGKVRALGLCAVGARASRREGRGLHEGTIRQLERVQQVFPVSAVEAELSVWSREALETLLPWCAARGVGFLAAMPLGNGFLTGTLTPGQGFEPDDVRARHPRFTAEMMAANQPLVVGLRRVAERHGATPAQVALAWVLAQGRDVVPIPGAKRERWAVQNAGAASIRLTGADLAEIAALPSAMGSWE; from the coding sequence GTGGACCGCAGGACGATCGGCGCGGCAGCGCTCGGGGTGGGTGCGGTCGGGCTCGGCTGCATGCCGATGAGCTGGGCGTACACCGGCTCACGGCAGCGGGGCGAGGAGTCGCTGCGCACCGTGCACGCCGCGCTCGACCAGGGCTCGACCCTGCTGGACACGGCGGACATGTACGGGCCGTTCACCAACGAGCTCCTTGTGGGGCGGGCGCTGAAGGAGCGGCGGGCCGAGGCCTTCGTGTCCACCAAGTGCGGGCTCCTGGTGGGTGAGCAGCACATCGTCGCCAACGGCCGCCCCGGCTATGTGAAGCGGGCCTGCGACGCGTCGCTGCGGCGGCTGCAGACCGAGACGATCGACCTGTACCAGCTGCACCGCGCCGATCCCGAGGTGCCCGTCGAGGAGACGTGGGGCGCGATGGCCGAGCTCGTCGCCGCGGGGAAGGTGCGGGCGCTCGGGCTGTGCGCGGTGGGGGCCCGTGCATCGCGGCGCGAGGGCAGAGGGCTGCACGAGGGGACGATCCGGCAGCTGGAGCGGGTCCAGCAGGTCTTCCCGGTCAGCGCGGTGGAGGCCGAGCTCTCGGTGTGGTCGCGCGAGGCGCTGGAGACGCTGCTGCCGTGGTGTGCGGCGCGCGGGGTCGGCTTCCTGGCGGCGATGCCGCTGGGGAACGGTTTCCTCACGGGGACGCTGACGCCGGGGCAGGGCTTCGAGCCGGACGACGTGCGGGCCCGGCATCCCCGTTTCACCGCCGAGATGATGGCGGCCAACCAGCCGCTGGTGGTGGGCCTGCGCCGGGTGGCCGAGCGGCACGGGGCGACCCCGGCGCAGGTGGCGCTCGCCTGGGTGCTCGCGCAGGGCCGCGATGTGGTGCCGATCCCCGGGGCCAAGCGGGAGCGCTGGGCGGTGCAGAACGCGGGGGCGGCGTCGATACGGCTGACCGGGGCGGACCTGGCGGAGATCGCGGCGCTGCCTTCGGCGATGGGATCCTGGGAATGA
- a CDS encoding 2-hydroxyacid dehydrogenase encodes MTTDVWLPYAADEIEGLPGAAEAGLNYRFWDGGPDFPADPADCVFYAVPYMKGAETSVRPLPEMTSVRAVQTLTAGIDHVEAGLKFLAPGVQLCNAKGVHEASTAELTLALILASLRGIPRFVEGQRQEDWRSGFYPALADKSVLIVGYGSIGSAIEDRLAPFECARVARVARSARATERGPVHQLAELPALLPEADVVILSTPLTDASRGLVSGDFLARMKDGALLVNVARGPVVDTKALLAELESGRITAALDVTDPEPLPAGHPLWQAPGVLISPHVGGSSSAFLPRAKRLLAAQLTRHVAGEPLDNVVLTTE; translated from the coding sequence ATGACGACCGATGTGTGGCTCCCCTATGCCGCGGACGAGATCGAAGGCCTGCCCGGAGCAGCCGAAGCCGGGCTCAACTACCGCTTCTGGGACGGCGGCCCGGACTTCCCCGCGGACCCGGCCGACTGCGTGTTCTACGCCGTGCCCTATATGAAGGGTGCGGAGACCTCCGTACGGCCGCTGCCCGAGATGACATCCGTACGCGCCGTACAGACACTCACCGCGGGCATCGACCACGTCGAGGCCGGGCTCAAGTTCCTCGCGCCCGGCGTGCAGTTGTGCAATGCCAAGGGGGTGCACGAGGCCAGCACGGCCGAGCTGACGCTCGCCCTGATCCTCGCGTCACTGCGCGGCATCCCCCGATTCGTGGAGGGGCAGCGGCAGGAGGACTGGCGGTCCGGGTTCTATCCGGCGCTCGCCGACAAGTCCGTGCTGATCGTGGGGTACGGATCGATCGGATCGGCCATCGAGGACCGGCTCGCCCCCTTCGAGTGCGCGCGGGTGGCGCGCGTCGCGCGCTCTGCCCGTGCCACGGAGCGCGGCCCCGTGCACCAGCTCGCCGAACTGCCGGCGCTGCTGCCCGAGGCCGACGTGGTCATCCTCTCCACGCCCCTCACCGACGCCTCTCGTGGCCTGGTGAGCGGCGATTTCCTGGCCCGCATGAAGGACGGCGCCCTGCTCGTGAACGTCGCGCGCGGCCCCGTCGTCGACACCAAGGCGCTCCTGGCCGAACTGGAGAGCGGCCGGATCACCGCCGCCCTCGATGTCACCGACCCGGAACCGCTGCCCGCAGGTCACCCCCTGTGGCAGGCTCCTGGAGTGCTCATCAGCCCCCACGTGGGCGGATCGTCCTCCGCCTTCCTGCCCCGCGCCAAGCGCCTGCTCGCCGCGCAGCTGACCCGTCACGTCGCCGGGGAACCCCTCGACAACGTCGTCCTGACAACCGAGTAG